From the Methylomonas sp. MK1 genome, one window contains:
- a CDS encoding phosphopantetheine-binding protein — protein METEIKHLIIDTLALEDVDVADIDSNAALFNDGLGLDSIDALELGLAIRKTYQVKIDAERDDVVKIFGSVAALAQFIEAARS, from the coding sequence ATGGAAACTGAAATAAAACACCTGATTATCGACACGCTGGCGCTGGAAGATGTCGATGTGGCGGATATAGACAGCAATGCCGCGCTGTTCAATGATGGCTTGGGCCTGGATTCCATAGACGCGCTAGAACTGGGCTTGGCGATTCGCAAAACTTATCAGGTAAAAATCGATGCCGAACGCGACGATGTGGTGAAAATCTTCGGTTCTGTGGCGGCCTTGGCGCAATTTATCGAAGCGGCGCGGAGTTGA
- a CDS encoding lysophospholipid acyltransferase family protein: MAQTLIQKLDYGWRLLATAISFTSFGIGGVMLWLLVFPLLAIWPGNRAQKAGRAQYTVHISFYVFIGLMHRLGVMTYEVIGLEKLNRPRQLIVANHPTLVDVVFLISRIKQANCIVKASLWHNPAMRGPILNAGYISNADSETMVNDCATWLQNGGTMIIFPEGTRSVPGQAYRFQRGAAAIALKADSIITPVTLTCKPSTLTKTQAWYQIPQRRFHLQMIVGEDVELQPFRELQPRSIAVRRLTQYLQDYFTQQRERHERDGN; this comes from the coding sequence ATGGCACAAACTCTAATTCAAAAACTTGATTACGGCTGGCGTTTACTGGCCACTGCGATCAGCTTTACCAGCTTCGGGATCGGCGGCGTGATGCTGTGGCTGCTGGTGTTTCCGCTCTTGGCAATATGGCCGGGCAACCGAGCGCAAAAGGCCGGCCGCGCCCAATACACGGTACATATCAGTTTTTATGTGTTTATAGGCCTGATGCACAGGCTGGGCGTGATGACGTATGAAGTGATCGGTCTGGAAAAACTCAACCGTCCCCGCCAGCTGATTGTCGCCAACCACCCGACCTTGGTGGATGTGGTATTTCTGATCAGCCGAATCAAACAAGCCAACTGCATCGTCAAGGCCAGCCTGTGGCACAACCCGGCGATGCGCGGCCCAATCTTGAATGCCGGCTATATCAGCAACGCCGATTCTGAAACGATGGTCAATGATTGCGCCACTTGGCTGCAAAACGGCGGCACCATGATCATTTTTCCGGAAGGCACCCGCTCGGTGCCAGGCCAGGCCTATCGATTTCAACGCGGCGCGGCGGCCATTGCCTTAAAAGCCGATAGTATAATCACGCCGGTAACGCTGACCTGCAAACCCAGTACCCTCACTAAAACCCAAGCTTGGTACCAAATCCCGCAGCGGCGTTTTCATTTGCAAATGATTGTAGGCGAGGATGTCGAATTACAGCCTTTCCGGGAACTGCAACCGCGCTCGATAGCGGTGCGGCGCTTAACGCAGTATTTACAGGATTATTTTACTCAACAACGAGAACGCCATGAGCGAGATGGAAACTGA
- a CDS encoding cache domain-containing protein has product MNDFLQSHSTKLLGSMPVVKSFEGRLASLNDWWGKITLIGKINSHNVATTILDDMSRTQLKFGELQKQLTHNLLVENVQKLVLDNSSKAQVAIDLLIRNLFERTADVGFLATDDDIRVFLGSANVSTEQTQFIENRLREYVKKYSVYDEIIVFDTQGNVKAHLDKANPISYSNDPLLAATLKSDQDYLETFRYSDLQSERRHSLIYSCKITQTDDKSSPVLGVLCLCFRFDDEMHSIFDGLLMSGDIGVLAIIDRDGQVIASSNEHLLPLNTGFKGDAGLRMLNYRRQDYIVNMRSTNGYQGFYGLGWRGQMMTGLGMAFVREERQLSRNSYTEIMHQASSFPQELREIHQASSDINTDLGLLVLNGQIASARKNATEFMPVLEAIRQIGSDITAIFNASVKSLQEVTVMSSHLNNAGFLASLAVDIMDRNLYERANDCRWWALTSAFRRGLTNAELSFTEARQISEILQYINALYTVYTNLYLYDSQGRILAVSSPQYQMLVGVKLDESTGATEALKHSDSQHYTVSAFDKTHLYGNRHTYIYNAAITDLEDPRKVLGGIGIVFDSEPQFESMLNDVLPRDKQGKVLAGCFGVFAQRNKTIIAVANNPALKVGDTLDVDAAFLGLKTGHRSSEVIQLNGTSYIFGVAVSKGYREYKVQDGYRNDVIAMVFIPF; this is encoded by the coding sequence ATGAATGATTTTTTGCAGTCCCATTCGACAAAATTATTGGGATCAATGCCGGTGGTTAAAAGTTTTGAGGGGCGGTTAGCGTCTTTAAACGATTGGTGGGGCAAAATCACGCTGATAGGGAAAATAAATAGCCACAACGTGGCGACGACTATTTTGGACGATATGAGTCGTACCCAGCTTAAATTCGGCGAACTACAGAAACAATTGACCCATAATTTACTGGTCGAAAATGTGCAAAAACTGGTGCTGGATAACTCGTCGAAAGCGCAAGTGGCTATCGATTTGTTGATTCGTAACCTATTCGAGCGCACTGCAGATGTGGGTTTTCTGGCAACCGACGACGATATCAGAGTGTTTCTCGGTTCCGCGAATGTCAGCACCGAGCAAACGCAGTTTATCGAAAACAGGCTCCGTGAATATGTCAAAAAATACAGTGTTTACGACGAGATTATCGTCTTTGATACCCAAGGGAACGTAAAGGCCCATTTGGACAAAGCCAATCCCATATCCTATTCCAATGATCCTTTGTTGGCGGCAACGCTGAAGTCAGATCAGGATTATCTCGAAACCTTTCGCTATTCCGATTTACAAAGTGAGCGACGCCATTCTTTAATTTATTCCTGCAAAATTACCCAAACCGATGACAAGAGTTCGCCGGTGTTGGGCGTTTTATGTCTGTGCTTTCGCTTTGATGACGAAATGCATAGCATTTTCGATGGACTCTTGATGTCGGGTGATATTGGGGTTTTAGCGATTATTGATCGGGATGGACAGGTGATTGCCAGCAGCAACGAACACTTGCTGCCGCTCAATACCGGATTTAAAGGTGATGCGGGCTTGAGGATGCTGAATTATCGGCGTCAGGACTATATCGTGAATATGCGCAGCACCAACGGTTATCAGGGCTTTTATGGTCTGGGCTGGCGCGGCCAAATGATGACCGGGCTGGGTATGGCGTTCGTTCGCGAAGAAAGGCAGCTGTCCCGTAACAGCTATACCGAGATCATGCATCAGGCAAGTTCTTTTCCGCAGGAATTACGGGAAATCCATCAGGCTTCTTCCGATATCAATACCGACCTTGGTTTGCTGGTGTTAAACGGACAGATTGCATCGGCCCGTAAAAATGCCACCGAATTCATGCCGGTGCTGGAAGCCATCAGACAAATTGGCTCTGATATTACCGCCATATTTAACGCGTCGGTTAAGAGCCTGCAGGAAGTGACGGTGATGTCCTCGCATCTAAATAATGCTGGATTTTTGGCGTCCTTGGCGGTCGATATCATGGATCGAAATTTATACGAGCGGGCTAACGATTGTCGCTGGTGGGCGCTCACCTCAGCCTTTAGGCGGGGCTTGACGAATGCTGAGCTTAGTTTCACCGAAGCCCGCCAAATCAGCGAAATCCTGCAATATATCAACGCACTTTATACGGTGTACACCAATCTTTATCTGTATGACAGCCAAGGTCGAATTCTGGCAGTCTCCTCGCCCCAGTATCAGATGTTAGTCGGCGTCAAGTTAGACGAGTCAACCGGTGCGACCGAGGCTTTAAAGCACAGCGATTCCCAGCATTACACGGTATCGGCGTTTGATAAAACGCATCTCTACGGCAATCGGCATACTTACATCTATAACGCCGCAATTACCGATCTGGAGGACCCGCGTAAAGTGTTGGGTGGCATAGGCATTGTGTTCGATAGCGAACCGCAGTTTGAATCGATGCTGAACGATGTTTTGCCTCGCGATAAACAAGGTAAGGTATTGGCTGGCTGTTTTGGCGTGTTTGCGCAGAGAAACAAAACGATTATTGCCGTCGCCAATAATCCCGCGCTCAAAGTTGGAGACACCTTGGACGTTGATGCGGCATTTTTAGGATTGAAAACCGGTCATCGTAGTTCGGAAGTGATACAGCTAAATGGTACGAGTTACATCTTTGGTGTCGCTGTCTCCAAGGGATACCGCGAGTACAAAGTGCAGGATGGTTATCGTAACGATGTAATTGCCATGGTGTTTATCCCTTTTTGA
- the nifB gene encoding nitrogenase cofactor biosynthesis protein NifB, with amino-acid sequence MELPVINETPAASAGGCSSHSCGTSDDQLGHLSDEIRSKVENHPCYSEDAHHYFARMHVAVAPACNIQCHYCNRKYDCSNESRPGVVSELLTPDQAVKKTMAVAANIPQMTVLGIAGPGDPLANPERTFETFRRLSAEAPDIKLCVSTNGLALPESVEELAKHNIDHVTITINCVDPEIGAQIYPWIFWENKRIKGVKGAKILIEQQQKGLEMLTARGILVKVNSVMIPGVNDKHLAEVSKIVKAKGAFLHNVMPLIAEAEHGTFYGVMGQRGPTQDELMDLQDSCSGDMNMMRHCRQCRADAVGLLGEDRGDEFTMDKIEAMEIDYQSAMEKRKVIHEAIAEEMHSKRAAKVEKAASHADEPKLNTRPVLMAIATSGQGVINMHFGHAKEFLIYEASPNGVRFMSHRKTDLYCGGDDTCGDGESVLQQTIRSLAGCEAVLCSKIGYEPWDLLEKAGIVPNGEHAMEPIEEAVMAVYKEMAAAGKLDEAAPQEERATA; translated from the coding sequence ATGGAACTGCCAGTAATAAACGAAACTCCAGCAGCCAGCGCAGGCGGCTGCTCCTCCCATTCTTGCGGTACAAGTGATGATCAACTCGGTCATTTATCCGACGAGATTCGCTCCAAAGTAGAAAACCATCCTTGTTACTCGGAAGACGCCCACCACTATTTCGCCCGTATGCATGTGGCGGTAGCGCCGGCTTGTAACATTCAATGCCACTATTGCAATCGCAAATACGATTGTTCTAACGAGTCACGTCCCGGTGTGGTTTCTGAATTGTTGACGCCCGATCAAGCCGTGAAAAAAACCATGGCGGTGGCTGCCAATATTCCGCAAATGACGGTACTGGGTATCGCCGGCCCCGGTGACCCATTGGCTAACCCAGAAAGAACTTTCGAAACCTTCCGCCGTTTGAGTGCCGAAGCGCCGGACATCAAACTCTGCGTATCCACCAACGGTCTGGCCTTGCCCGAATCGGTCGAAGAACTGGCCAAGCACAACATCGATCACGTCACGATCACGATCAACTGTGTCGATCCGGAAATCGGTGCGCAAATTTATCCCTGGATTTTCTGGGAAAACAAACGCATCAAAGGCGTGAAAGGCGCGAAGATTTTGATCGAGCAGCAACAAAAAGGCCTGGAAATGCTGACTGCCAGAGGTATTTTGGTCAAAGTCAACTCGGTGATGATTCCCGGTGTCAACGATAAGCATTTGGCGGAAGTCAGCAAAATCGTCAAAGCCAAAGGTGCTTTCCTGCACAACGTGATGCCGCTGATTGCCGAAGCCGAACACGGCACCTTTTACGGCGTGATGGGCCAACGCGGCCCGACGCAGGACGAGTTGATGGATCTGCAAGACTCTTGCTCCGGCGACATGAACATGATGCGTCACTGTCGGCAATGCCGGGCCGATGCGGTCGGTCTGCTGGGCGAAGACCGCGGCGACGAGTTCACGATGGACAAAATCGAGGCGATGGAAATCGATTACCAATCGGCGATGGAAAAACGCAAGGTCATTCACGAAGCGATTGCCGAGGAAATGCATAGCAAGCGCGCTGCCAAGGTCGAAAAAGCCGCCAGCCACGCTGACGAGCCCAAGCTGAATACCCGTCCGGTGTTGATGGCTATCGCGACCAGCGGTCAAGGCGTGATCAATATGCACTTCGGGCATGCGAAAGAGTTCCTAATCTATGAAGCATCGCCAAACGGCGTGCGTTTCATGAGTCATCGTAAAACCGATCTTTATTGCGGCGGCGATGATACCTGCGGCGACGGCGAGAGCGTATTGCAACAAACCATTCGTTCTCTGGCCGGCTGTGAAGCGGTGTTGTGCTCGAAAATCGGTTACGAGCCCTGGGACTTATTGGAAAAAGCCGGCATCGTGCCAAACGGCGAGCATGCGATGGAGCCTATCGAAGAAGCCGTGATGGCGGTTTACAAGGAAATGGCTGCCGCCGGCAAGCTGGATGAGGCTGCGCCGCAAGAAGAGCGGGCGACGGCATAG
- a CDS encoding 4Fe-4S dicluster domain-containing protein, whose amino-acid sequence MALQIIESCVNCYACEPLCPSKAIYMSEKAGHFRINPKKCTECEGDYKDTQCASICPIEGAILDALGVPINPPGSLTGIPPEKMAEAMAELQAH is encoded by the coding sequence ATGGCCTTACAAATTATCGAATCCTGCGTCAACTGTTATGCCTGCGAGCCGTTGTGCCCCAGCAAGGCAATCTACATGTCGGAAAAAGCCGGACATTTCCGGATTAACCCGAAAAAATGTACCGAGTGCGAAGGCGATTATAAAGATACGCAATGCGCCAGCATCTGCCCGATTGAAGGTGCCATTCTCGATGCCTTAGGCGTTCCGATTAATCCGCCCGGTTCGCTGACCGGTATTCCGCCGGAAAAAATGGCAGAGGCGATGGCGGAACTACAAGCACATTGA
- a CDS encoding ArsC/Spx/MgsR family protein has translation MATVHFYEKPGCLNNTRQKQLLSAAGHLLVVYDLLQQPWGREPGKLRSFFGDMPVADWFNRSAPAVKQGLVDPNTVSEDEAIALMVAQPLLIRRPLMEVNEQRVCGFDQQQVDAWLGLATAVSHKNLETCPKQSHAEACKP, from the coding sequence ATGGCCACCGTGCATTTCTATGAAAAGCCGGGCTGCTTGAACAATACCCGGCAAAAGCAGTTGTTGAGTGCTGCCGGCCATTTGCTGGTGGTTTACGATCTGCTGCAACAGCCATGGGGCAGGGAACCGGGCAAGTTGCGCTCGTTTTTCGGCGACATGCCGGTCGCGGATTGGTTTAACCGCAGCGCGCCGGCTGTCAAACAAGGGTTGGTCGATCCAAACACTGTCAGCGAAGACGAAGCTATAGCGCTGATGGTGGCGCAGCCGTTGTTGATTCGGCGGCCTTTGATGGAGGTCAACGAACAACGCGTCTGCGGTTTCGACCAACAACAGGTCGATGCCTGGTTGGGCTTGGCGACAGCCGTATCGCACAAAAATTTGGAAACCTGTCCCAAGCAGTCGCATGCCGAGGCATGCAAGCCATGA
- a CDS encoding FprA family A-type flavoprotein has product MNSVQLESEDGVPLAVALSERVHWVGALDPNLRTFDIILKTANGTSYNAYVIRGSEGVAVIDTVKEGFANDFFARLESVADYSEIKVIVLNHLEPDHTGALPELMKRAPQAQLFISQKAQSMLKGLLKQDELSYTPVVTGDKVSLGDRSLEFLHTPYLHWPDTQCTYAPEEAMLFSGDVFGCHFCDNRLYNDKVGDFRFSFEYYYAHIMRPFKEYVVRALELIEPLPLKLIAPTHGPILRDRPQHYIQRYRQLSSPALHNELRPNQKTLLIFYISSYGNTRRMAEAIYQGAMQIEDVRVSLYDLEGGEVAPFVDLIEEADGLVLGTPTINGDAVKPIWDLLSSLAVVNLKNKLGGVFGSYGWTGEGVRLVEDRLRGLKLRVPIQGLRVKLIPTDDEIHECKAFGLELAQELTGARESRVINFADL; this is encoded by the coding sequence ATGAACAGCGTCCAATTGGAGAGCGAAGACGGCGTACCGCTGGCGGTAGCCTTATCCGAGCGCGTGCATTGGGTCGGCGCGCTGGACCCGAATCTACGCACTTTCGACATCATTCTTAAAACGGCCAACGGCACCAGCTACAACGCCTATGTGATTCGCGGCAGCGAAGGCGTGGCGGTAATCGATACCGTGAAGGAAGGCTTTGCCAACGACTTTTTCGCTCGCTTGGAAAGCGTCGCCGATTATTCGGAAATCAAAGTCATCGTTCTCAATCACTTGGAGCCCGATCATACCGGCGCTTTGCCGGAGCTGATGAAACGGGCCCCGCAAGCGCAGTTGTTCATTTCCCAAAAAGCCCAATCCATGCTCAAAGGCCTGCTGAAACAGGACGAACTGAGCTACACCCCGGTAGTGACCGGCGACAAAGTGTCATTGGGAGACCGTAGTCTGGAGTTTTTGCACACCCCTTATTTGCACTGGCCCGACACGCAATGCACCTATGCGCCGGAAGAGGCGATGCTGTTTTCCGGCGACGTGTTTGGCTGCCATTTCTGCGACAACCGTTTGTACAACGACAAGGTCGGCGATTTCCGCTTTTCCTTTGAATACTACTACGCCCACATCATGCGGCCGTTCAAGGAATACGTGGTCAGGGCCTTGGAATTGATAGAGCCTTTGCCGCTGAAATTGATCGCGCCCACTCACGGTCCGATCTTGCGGGATCGCCCACAACATTACATCCAGCGCTACCGCCAGTTATCCAGCCCGGCGCTGCATAACGAACTCAGGCCCAATCAAAAAACTTTGCTGATTTTTTACATCAGTTCCTACGGCAATACCCGACGGATGGCGGAAGCGATTTATCAAGGCGCGATGCAAATAGAGGACGTGCGGGTATCGCTTTACGATTTGGAAGGCGGCGAGGTTGCGCCGTTCGTGGATTTGATCGAGGAAGCCGACGGCCTGGTGTTGGGCACGCCGACCATCAACGGGGATGCGGTCAAGCCGATTTGGGATCTGCTGTCTTCGTTGGCTGTGGTCAATCTAAAAAACAAACTCGGCGGTGTCTTTGGTTCTTACGGCTGGACCGGCGAGGGTGTGCGCTTGGTGGAAGATCGTTTGCGCGGCTTGAAACTGCGGGTGCCGATTCAGGGCCTGCGCGTCAAGTTGATCCCGACTGACGACGAGATCCACGAGTGCAAAGCCTTTGGCTTGGAATTGGCTCAGGAGTTAACCGGGGCCAGAGAGTCGAGAGTGATTAATTTTGCGGACCTGTAA
- a CDS encoding 2Fe-2S iron-sulfur cluster-binding protein yields the protein MAKATITFEDINVTVTVPAGTRVIEVSEKVGSGITYGCREGDCGTCIMKVTAGWNNLTEPSVLEDKILRENMAGKHNRLACQAQVLGGEISLKPV from the coding sequence ATGGCCAAAGCGACCATTACATTTGAAGATATAAACGTGACTGTTACCGTCCCCGCCGGCACCCGGGTTATTGAGGTGTCCGAGAAAGTAGGTTCCGGCATTACTTACGGTTGCCGGGAAGGCGATTGCGGAACCTGCATTATGAAAGTGACTGCTGGTTGGAACAACTTGACCGAGCCGTCTGTACTGGAAGACAAAATTTTGCGGGAAAACATGGCTGGCAAACACAACCGTCTAGCTTGCCAAGCGCAAGTGTTGGGCGGCGAAATTTCCCTTAAACCAGTTTAA
- a CDS encoding 2Fe-2S iron-sulfur cluster-binding protein — protein sequence MALVTFTSPEYRDKTVYAVAGSHTQTILKLALENKIPINFECEDGECGTCVVRVTSIDKKMERMGGTMTEKEKALLKQIGKVTTEQLEQMIVDDLPPEWRLACQMIVRDEDIRVEY from the coding sequence ATGGCATTAGTAACATTTACCAGTCCCGAATATCGGGATAAAACCGTCTACGCCGTTGCCGGCAGTCACACCCAGACTATTTTGAAGCTGGCTCTGGAAAACAAAATCCCCATTAATTTCGAATGCGAAGATGGCGAATGCGGCACTTGCGTGGTCCGCGTCACCAGCATCGACAAAAAAATGGAGCGTATGGGTGGCACGATGACCGAGAAGGAAAAAGCCCTGCTCAAACAAATCGGTAAAGTCACTACCGAACAGCTGGAGCAAATGATCGTTGACGACCTGCCGCCGGAATGGCGTTTGGCTTGCCAAATGATCGTTAGGGATGAAGATATTCGCGTCGAATATTAA
- a CDS encoding nitrogen fixation protein NifQ, which translates to MSCTLSIEPNDRAEPSVVKSRQHIYQDLMACADQSPNSVWLAQIIASWSVGDGVLPDSLGLSPAQFQQLLDRYFPGYPLAPQAFSGSSLDYSRMLEKQDLEILLGQFAANPGAETEWLIAMIVAACLGSDHLWQDLGLWSRNDLSAMLGYNFPELLVRNSKDMKWKKFLYKQLCEAEGLYVCRAPSCEVCKDYPQCFGPED; encoded by the coding sequence ATGAGTTGCACACTTTCCATAGAACCGAACGATAGGGCAGAGCCCTCGGTGGTTAAGTCGCGGCAACACATTTATCAAGATCTGATGGCCTGTGCCGACCAGTCGCCCAACAGCGTCTGGTTGGCGCAAATCATCGCCAGCTGGAGCGTCGGCGACGGGGTGCTTCCCGATAGCCTGGGCTTGAGCCCGGCACAATTTCAGCAATTGCTCGACCGTTACTTTCCCGGCTACCCGTTAGCGCCACAAGCGTTTTCCGGAAGCAGTTTGGATTACAGTCGCATGTTGGAAAAACAGGATTTGGAAATCCTGCTTGGGCAATTTGCCGCCAATCCCGGCGCGGAAACCGAATGGCTAATCGCTATGATCGTAGCGGCCTGTTTGGGCAGCGATCATCTCTGGCAGGATTTAGGGCTGTGGTCACGTAACGATTTGTCGGCCATGCTGGGCTACAACTTTCCGGAATTGCTGGTTCGCAACAGCAAAGATATGAAATGGAAAAAGTTTTTGTACAAACAACTGTGCGAAGCGGAAGGTTTGTACGTCTGCCGGGCGCCGTCCTGTGAGGTTTGTAAAGACTATCCGCAGTGCTTCGGGCCGGAGGATTGA
- a CDS encoding HupE/UreJ family protein, which yields MTPAIQRNIRMIGLPLCLVLLSTTAFAHGVDANTERFLLANQGIAIGPFLYIGAKHMVTGYDHLLFLVGVIFFLFRTRDVLVYVSLFTLGHSLTLLAGVLGHISVNPFLIDAIIGLSIVYKGFDNLGGFQRLLGFQPNTKWAVMIFGLFHGFGLATKLQDFSLPAAGLWKNLLAFNVGVEIGQFLALLFILIALDFWRRHRSYYAFSAAANTLLMSGGLILFGYQITGYIIHG from the coding sequence ATGACACCCGCAATCCAGCGAAATATCAGAATGATTGGCTTACCGCTTTGTCTAGTCCTGCTCAGCACTACCGCCTTCGCCCACGGCGTCGATGCCAATACCGAACGATTTTTGCTGGCCAACCAAGGTATCGCCATAGGGCCGTTTTTGTACATCGGCGCCAAGCACATGGTCACCGGCTACGATCATCTGTTGTTTCTGGTCGGCGTGATTTTCTTTTTGTTCCGCACCCGCGATGTATTGGTTTACGTCAGCTTGTTCACCCTGGGCCATAGTTTGACGCTGCTGGCCGGTGTGCTGGGCCACATTTCGGTCAACCCGTTTCTGATCGACGCCATCATCGGCTTGTCCATTGTGTATAAAGGCTTCGACAACCTGGGCGGTTTTCAGCGTCTATTGGGATTTCAGCCCAATACGAAATGGGCGGTGATGATTTTTGGCTTGTTTCACGGCTTTGGCTTGGCGACCAAATTACAGGATTTTTCGCTGCCCGCAGCTGGGCTTTGGAAAAACTTGTTGGCGTTTAATGTGGGCGTGGAAATCGGCCAGTTTCTGGCCCTCCTGTTTATCTTGATCGCGCTGGACTTTTGGCGGCGCCACCGCAGTTATTACGCCTTTTCCGCAGCTGCCAACACCCTGTTAATGTCCGGCGGCTTGATTCTATTCGGCTACCAAATCACGGGGTACATCATCCATGGATAA
- a CDS encoding DUF11 domain-containing protein, giving the protein MNSSKTSLSGKHMALAVLSALIGSPAWANTINVTNLIDVSAVADGSCTLREAVANANSDSDTTGGDCPAGTGIDTITFGVNGTAVLSSTLTISDVDGLTLDSLGRSVTLSGGNAVRVFWVTPGAGLTLKNLTVANGYADPQGGGVYNQFGNLTVLNSTFVGNTATRTGGGIANYSDTSLANPGGNLTVVNSTFSGNSSVFGGAIRNSGIAATIINSTIVGNSVQLPVCPPGFFCSLEDNGGGIENLGTLNLHNSIVAGNTAAVGDADIGGSPTTASYNLIGFPATLFYRWNGIGPIVQVDGSNGNITGVDASTLVAATLANNGGPTQTLALIPGSAAIDAADNALCATAPVSNLDQRGLARPQGPQCDIGAFELAAVPSADLAVSGTASAAMVRDSMTLTIVVKNNGTADATGVKLIDTLPVSGLSSISATTSQGSCSAPVSGKITCNLGSLANTATATVTVKAIPSAAVTLSNQVTVLADQNDGQPLNNSATQTVAVQPLLCNGLVPTIVGTPGADTLVGTKRRDIIHGLSGNDTISGGADNDIICGGLGQDTLKGDAGNDTLNGEAGTDSCDGGSGTDTATNCEAKIAVP; this is encoded by the coding sequence ATGAATAGTTCAAAAACCAGTCTATCCGGTAAGCACATGGCTTTGGCTGTGTTATCCGCGCTGATAGGTTCGCCTGCCTGGGCTAATACGATCAACGTTACCAATTTAATTGATGTAAGCGCAGTGGCCGATGGCAGTTGCACATTGCGCGAAGCGGTCGCCAACGCCAATAGCGACAGTGACACAACAGGTGGTGACTGCCCGGCTGGTACAGGCATCGATACCATCACCTTTGGCGTCAATGGTACTGCTGTACTGAGCAGCACCCTGACCATCAGCGATGTCGATGGACTGACCCTTGATAGCTTGGGTCGTAGCGTCACGCTAAGCGGCGGCAACGCCGTGCGGGTGTTTTGGGTCACACCCGGCGCGGGCTTAACGTTAAAGAATCTGACCGTCGCCAATGGTTATGCGGACCCGCAGGGCGGCGGCGTTTATAACCAATTCGGTAACCTCACCGTGTTGAATAGCACCTTTGTCGGTAATACCGCCACCCGCACCGGCGGCGGTATTGCCAACTACTCGGATACCTCTCTAGCCAATCCCGGCGGTAATCTCACGGTGGTTAACAGTACGTTCTCCGGCAACAGTTCGGTTTTCGGCGGCGCGATTAGAAACTCCGGTATTGCGGCGACGATTATCAACAGCACCATTGTCGGCAATAGCGTGCAGCTACCGGTTTGCCCGCCGGGCTTTTTTTGCTCCCTGGAAGACAACGGCGGCGGCATCGAAAATCTTGGGACGCTGAATCTACATAACAGCATAGTCGCCGGCAATACGGCGGCGGTGGGTGATGCCGATATTGGCGGTTCGCCAACGACTGCCAGTTACAACTTGATTGGCTTTCCCGCTACCCTGTTTTACAGATGGAACGGTATTGGCCCGATAGTGCAGGTAGATGGCAGCAATGGCAATATCACCGGTGTCGATGCGAGCACATTGGTCGCAGCTACTTTGGCTAACAACGGCGGCCCGACCCAAACTTTGGCGTTAATCCCTGGCAGCGCCGCCATTGATGCCGCCGATAACGCACTGTGCGCAACTGCACCGGTGAGCAATTTGGATCAACGCGGCTTGGCTCGCCCGCAAGGCCCGCAATGCGATATCGGTGCTTTCGAATTGGCAGCTGTACCTTCGGCGGATCTGGCAGTCAGCGGCACAGCCAGTGCGGCGATGGTGCGCGACAGCATGACCTTGACAATTGTCGTTAAGAATAACGGTACAGCCGATGCCACGGGTGTGAAGTTAATCGATACCTTGCCGGTCTCCGGATTGTCTTCAATCTCCGCAACTACATCGCAAGGCAGTTGCAGTGCGCCAGTCAGCGGCAAGATCACTTGTAACTTGGGTAGCCTGGCAAACACAGCCACCGCTACGGTCACCGTAAAAGCCATTCCCAGCGCTGCTGTTACGTTGAGCAATCAAGTGACTGTGCTGGCCGACCAAAATGACGGCCAGCCGCTTAACAACAGCGCCACGCAAACCGTCGCGGTGCAGCCGCTGTTGTGTAATGGTTTGGTGCCCACCATAGTCGGCACTCCCGGTGCGGATACTTTGGTCGGTACCAAACGCCGCGACATCATCCACGGTTTGAGCGGTAACGACACCATCAGCGGCGGCGCGGATAACGACATCATCTGCGGCGGTCTAGGCCAAGACACACTGAAAGGTGACGCCGGCAACGACACCCTAAACGGGGAAGCGGGTACGGATAGCTGCGACGGTGGTTCCGGCACCGATACCGCGACCAATTGCGAGGCTAAAATCGCTGTTCCTTAG